The following proteins are co-located in the Silene latifolia isolate original U9 population chromosome 1, ASM4854445v1, whole genome shotgun sequence genome:
- the LOC141610947 gene encoding U-box domain-containing protein 52-like isoform X2, whose translation MEGKGDESVVVAIDKDKWSQFAIKWASEHLLTKNKSVTLVHVKLRQSLTPTPVGNAIPFSDINEDVGQKNDAQTREVFLPFRCFLSRKHIKCQEVLLEDVDISKALIDYAFLNAVEIMVLGATSKGGLMRKFKGPDVATNVTKGAPDFCTVYVIQKGKVLSVRNATRSPPKNSGRNAMPTQSFPNAVNFNDSPPTPPPPHSGFNSSRGTPSRLFEEMDVIRSPFTRGRAANGMSYGEISMPECDISFVSSGRPSVERSSIDRGSFDMMDFSQGARLSTGSDNSFGSSFSDRRSIDLNSLSDSNSNCSGFSMSSSLSMSGMQDDVEAEMRRLRLELKQTMDMYNAACKEALTAKQKALDLQKLKSEENQKIVEARSAEEAAMAIAEQEKAKCKAAIEAAEAAQRIAELEAQKRMNAEMKARQEAMEKKKAIDALTHNDVRYRRYSIEEIELATDYFSESLKIGEGGYGPVYQCTLDHTSVAIKVLRPDAAQGQSQFQQEVEILSCIRHPNMVLLLGACPEYGCLVYEYMSNGSLEDRLFCRGNTPPLPWQLRFRIAAEIATGLLFLHQSKPEPLVHRDLKPANILIDRNYVSKISDVGLARLVPPSMADSVTQYRMTQAAGTFCYIDPEYQQTGMLGTKSDIYSLGIMYLQLITAKPAMGLTHHVQRAIEKGTFKEMLDPSISDWPYEEALEFAQLSLTCAELRRKDRPDLPQMLPTLNRFRQFAEDNMPNFMFSPMLGFVPSRPSQISTTQDVISANPSRTSGVSMGSSG comes from the exons ATGGAGGGGAAAGGGGATGAATCTGTAGTTGTTGCAATTGATAAGGATAAATGGAGCCAATTTGCAATTAAATGGGCGTCTGAACATcttctcacaaagaataaaagtGTTACATTGGTGCATGTTAAATTAAGGCAATCTTTAACTCCAACTCCAG TTGGAAATGCAATTCCATTTTCCGATATTAATGAAGATGTTGGACAAAAGAATGATGCTCAAACTAGAGAGGTCTTCCTACCATTTCGTTGCTTCTTGTCACGCAAACAT ATAAAATGTCAAGAAGTATTGTTGGAAGATGTGGACATATCAAAAGCTTTGATCGACTATGCTTTCCTGAATGCTGTTGAAATCATGGTTTTAGGAGCGACATCAAAGGGCGGACTAATGAG AAAGTTCAAGGGACCAGATGTAGCAACAAATGTAACAAAAGGAGCCCCAGACTTCTGCACAGTGTACGTGATTCAAAAAGGAAAAGTGTTATCTGTGAGAAATGCAACACGTTCTCCACCTAAAAACTCTGGTCGCAATGCTATGCCCACCCAATCATTTCCTAATGCTGTCAATTTTAATGACTctcctcctactcctcctcctcctcattctGGTTTCAATTCTTCCAGAG GTACACCATCTAGGCTCTTCGAGGAAATGGATGTAATCAG GTCACCATTCACGAGAGGAAGAGCGGCAAACGGGATGTCATATGGGGAAATATCAATGCCAGAATGTGATATATCATTTGTGAGTTCAGGGAGGCCAAGTGTAGAGAGAAGTAGCATTGATCGGGGTTCCTTTGATATGATGGATTTTTCTCAAGGAGCTCGTCTCTCAACTGGGTCCGATAATAGTTTCGGATCCTCTTTCTCTGACAGAAGATCCATTGATTTGAATTCTTTGTCAGATTCCAACTCCAACTGCAGTGGTTTCTCGATGTCATCTTCTTTAAGCATG TCCGGGATGCAGGATGATGTAGAAGCTGAAATGAGAAGACTCAGGCTAGAGCTAAAGCAAACAATGGACATGTATAATGCCGCCTGCAAGGAAGCACTCACAGCTAAACAGAAG GCTCTTGATCTTCAGAAACTAAAGTCAGAAGAGAACCAAAAGATAGTAGAAGCACGATCAGCAGAGGAAGCAGCAATGGCTATAGCAGAGCAGGAGAAAGCCAAGTGCAAGGCGGCCATTGAAGCTGCTGAAGCTGCTCAAAGAATTGCAGAGTTAGAAGCACAGAAGAGGATGAATGCAGAAATGAAAGCACGCCAAGAAGCCATGGAGAAGAAGAAGGCCATTGATGCTTTAACACACAATGATGTTAGGTATAGGAGATATAGCATTGAGGAGATTGAGCTTGCTACTGATTACTTTTCGGAATCTCTTAAGATTGGAGAAGGCGGTTATGGACCTGTCTACCAATGTACGTTAGATCATACTTCTGTTGCTATAAAGGTTCTTAGGCCTGACGCTGCTCAAGGACAATCCCAGTTTCAACAAGAG GTTGAAATCCTAAGTTGCATAAGGCATCCCAACATGGTTCTCCTCCTAGGCGCATGCCCAGAGTATGGTTGTTTGGTGTATGAATACATGTCCAACGGAAGTTTAGAGGATCGCCTCTTTTGTAGAGGAAACACTCCACCTCTTCCTTGGCAACTACGATTCCGAATTGCTGCAGAAATTGCAACAGGGTTACTCTTTCTGCACCAATCAAAGCCTGAACCACTGGTTCATCGGGACCTTAAGCCTGCAAACATTTTGATCGATCGAAATTATGTAAGTAAAATCAGTGATGTTGGACTAGCTAGGTTGGTTCCACCATCCATGGCCGACAGTGTGACCCAATACAGGATGACCCAAGCTGCAGGAACATTCTGTTATATTGACCCAGAGTATCAACAAACTGGGATGCTTGGCACGAAATCGGATATTTACTCTCTGGGAATAATGTACTTACAATTAATTACAGCAAAACCAGCCATGGGTTTGACCCATCATGTACAAAGGGCTATTGAGAAGGGGACGTTCAAAGAAATGCTTGATCCTTCTATTTCTGATTGGCCTTATGAAGAGGCCTTGGAGTTTGCCCAACTTTCTTTAACTTGCGCCGAGCTTAGAAGAAAAGATAGGCCTGATTTGCCACAAATGTTACCAACCCTTAATAGATTTAGGCAATTTGCTGAGGATAATATGCCAAACTTCATGTTCAGTCCTATGCTTGGATTTGTCCCTTCACGACCGAGCCAAATTTCCACAACTCAA GATGTGATAAGCGCAAACCCGTCGAGAACTTCAGGGGTCTCCATGGGTAGTAGTGGTTAG
- the LOC141610947 gene encoding U-box domain-containing protein 52-like isoform X1 produces the protein MEGKGDESVVVAIDKDKWSQFAIKWASEHLLTKNKSVTLVHVKLRQSLTPTPVGNAIPFSDINEDVGQKNDAQTREVFLPFRCFLSRKHIKCQEVLLEDVDISKALIDYAFLNAVEIMVLGATSKGGLMSRKFKGPDVATNVTKGAPDFCTVYVIQKGKVLSVRNATRSPPKNSGRNAMPTQSFPNAVNFNDSPPTPPPPHSGFNSSRGTPSRLFEEMDVIRSPFTRGRAANGMSYGEISMPECDISFVSSGRPSVERSSIDRGSFDMMDFSQGARLSTGSDNSFGSSFSDRRSIDLNSLSDSNSNCSGFSMSSSLSMSGMQDDVEAEMRRLRLELKQTMDMYNAACKEALTAKQKALDLQKLKSEENQKIVEARSAEEAAMAIAEQEKAKCKAAIEAAEAAQRIAELEAQKRMNAEMKARQEAMEKKKAIDALTHNDVRYRRYSIEEIELATDYFSESLKIGEGGYGPVYQCTLDHTSVAIKVLRPDAAQGQSQFQQEVEILSCIRHPNMVLLLGACPEYGCLVYEYMSNGSLEDRLFCRGNTPPLPWQLRFRIAAEIATGLLFLHQSKPEPLVHRDLKPANILIDRNYVSKISDVGLARLVPPSMADSVTQYRMTQAAGTFCYIDPEYQQTGMLGTKSDIYSLGIMYLQLITAKPAMGLTHHVQRAIEKGTFKEMLDPSISDWPYEEALEFAQLSLTCAELRRKDRPDLPQMLPTLNRFRQFAEDNMPNFMFSPMLGFVPSRPSQISTTQDVISANPSRTSGVSMGSSG, from the exons ATGGAGGGGAAAGGGGATGAATCTGTAGTTGTTGCAATTGATAAGGATAAATGGAGCCAATTTGCAATTAAATGGGCGTCTGAACATcttctcacaaagaataaaagtGTTACATTGGTGCATGTTAAATTAAGGCAATCTTTAACTCCAACTCCAG TTGGAAATGCAATTCCATTTTCCGATATTAATGAAGATGTTGGACAAAAGAATGATGCTCAAACTAGAGAGGTCTTCCTACCATTTCGTTGCTTCTTGTCACGCAAACAT ATAAAATGTCAAGAAGTATTGTTGGAAGATGTGGACATATCAAAAGCTTTGATCGACTATGCTTTCCTGAATGCTGTTGAAATCATGGTTTTAGGAGCGACATCAAAGGGCGGACTAATGAG CAGAAAGTTCAAGGGACCAGATGTAGCAACAAATGTAACAAAAGGAGCCCCAGACTTCTGCACAGTGTACGTGATTCAAAAAGGAAAAGTGTTATCTGTGAGAAATGCAACACGTTCTCCACCTAAAAACTCTGGTCGCAATGCTATGCCCACCCAATCATTTCCTAATGCTGTCAATTTTAATGACTctcctcctactcctcctcctcctcattctGGTTTCAATTCTTCCAGAG GTACACCATCTAGGCTCTTCGAGGAAATGGATGTAATCAG GTCACCATTCACGAGAGGAAGAGCGGCAAACGGGATGTCATATGGGGAAATATCAATGCCAGAATGTGATATATCATTTGTGAGTTCAGGGAGGCCAAGTGTAGAGAGAAGTAGCATTGATCGGGGTTCCTTTGATATGATGGATTTTTCTCAAGGAGCTCGTCTCTCAACTGGGTCCGATAATAGTTTCGGATCCTCTTTCTCTGACAGAAGATCCATTGATTTGAATTCTTTGTCAGATTCCAACTCCAACTGCAGTGGTTTCTCGATGTCATCTTCTTTAAGCATG TCCGGGATGCAGGATGATGTAGAAGCTGAAATGAGAAGACTCAGGCTAGAGCTAAAGCAAACAATGGACATGTATAATGCCGCCTGCAAGGAAGCACTCACAGCTAAACAGAAG GCTCTTGATCTTCAGAAACTAAAGTCAGAAGAGAACCAAAAGATAGTAGAAGCACGATCAGCAGAGGAAGCAGCAATGGCTATAGCAGAGCAGGAGAAAGCCAAGTGCAAGGCGGCCATTGAAGCTGCTGAAGCTGCTCAAAGAATTGCAGAGTTAGAAGCACAGAAGAGGATGAATGCAGAAATGAAAGCACGCCAAGAAGCCATGGAGAAGAAGAAGGCCATTGATGCTTTAACACACAATGATGTTAGGTATAGGAGATATAGCATTGAGGAGATTGAGCTTGCTACTGATTACTTTTCGGAATCTCTTAAGATTGGAGAAGGCGGTTATGGACCTGTCTACCAATGTACGTTAGATCATACTTCTGTTGCTATAAAGGTTCTTAGGCCTGACGCTGCTCAAGGACAATCCCAGTTTCAACAAGAG GTTGAAATCCTAAGTTGCATAAGGCATCCCAACATGGTTCTCCTCCTAGGCGCATGCCCAGAGTATGGTTGTTTGGTGTATGAATACATGTCCAACGGAAGTTTAGAGGATCGCCTCTTTTGTAGAGGAAACACTCCACCTCTTCCTTGGCAACTACGATTCCGAATTGCTGCAGAAATTGCAACAGGGTTACTCTTTCTGCACCAATCAAAGCCTGAACCACTGGTTCATCGGGACCTTAAGCCTGCAAACATTTTGATCGATCGAAATTATGTAAGTAAAATCAGTGATGTTGGACTAGCTAGGTTGGTTCCACCATCCATGGCCGACAGTGTGACCCAATACAGGATGACCCAAGCTGCAGGAACATTCTGTTATATTGACCCAGAGTATCAACAAACTGGGATGCTTGGCACGAAATCGGATATTTACTCTCTGGGAATAATGTACTTACAATTAATTACAGCAAAACCAGCCATGGGTTTGACCCATCATGTACAAAGGGCTATTGAGAAGGGGACGTTCAAAGAAATGCTTGATCCTTCTATTTCTGATTGGCCTTATGAAGAGGCCTTGGAGTTTGCCCAACTTTCTTTAACTTGCGCCGAGCTTAGAAGAAAAGATAGGCCTGATTTGCCACAAATGTTACCAACCCTTAATAGATTTAGGCAATTTGCTGAGGATAATATGCCAAACTTCATGTTCAGTCCTATGCTTGGATTTGTCCCTTCACGACCGAGCCAAATTTCCACAACTCAA GATGTGATAAGCGCAAACCCGTCGAGAACTTCAGGGGTCTCCATGGGTAGTAGTGGTTAG
- the LOC141610962 gene encoding pollen receptor-like kinase 1 codes for MAPKGHERRLFLAFSLITLHIVISYGTSSPLNDVNALLKFKESLEDDNESLTSWGSSTFPCFGNKNNWVGIICSRGGSIWGLRLENMKLKGAIDVDSLTQLPRLRSVSFINNKFGGQLPDFRKLRPLKTIFLSHNNFEGTISPNAFEGMKRLRKVHLEYNKFSGEFPTSLTTLSKLVELRLEGNNFQGLLPDLKLSTSLHVFNVSNNQFQGPIPVSLAKFGASAFSGNKELCGPPLQICTQTINQNITTPPTPQLPKQSSLLEKPIPIIAIIFGVIIAMILAIMVIIMVLRSRGDRDNNFGPSSTTRAPRKSGTTDINHEDNDASVRSTTSVGGGRNKSENGKLTFIRDDIEKFDLPDLLKASAEILGSGCFGSSYKATLTNGNAVVVKRFKKMNNVGRDEFQEHMRRLGRLSHPNLLTLLAYYYRKEEKLFITKPMPKGSLAALLHGQARGKTTLDWPTRLKVIKGVVRGISYLYMELPVLVAPHGHLKSSNVLLNDSLDPVLSDYGLIPLINQESVQEMMVAYKSPEYFNNGRVTKKTDVWALGILIIEILTGKFPAAYLQQGSEVDMSSWVASVVDEGFDKNMGQIRNSEGEMGKLLQIGINCCETNIEKRLDIKEVCDRIEEVRERDNDDDFYSTCGSTEADVRSSRGMSDDFTLIIN; via the exons ATGGCTCCAAAGGGTCATGAACGACGACTATTTCTTGCCTTTTCACTaatcaccttgcacattgtcatctCTTATGGTACATCATCTCCATTAAATGATGTAAACGCACTCTTAAAATTCAAGGAATCCTTAGAGGATGACAATGAATCCTTAACAAGTTGGGGTTCCTCTACTTTCCCGTGCTTTGGCAACAAGAATAATTGGGTAGGAATTATATGTTCACGTGGTGGTAGTATTTGGGGATTGCGACTTGAAAATATGAAATTGAAAGGAGCAATAGATGTTGATTCTCTAACACAATTACCAAGATTAAGGTCAGTTAGTTTTATTAACAATAAATTTGGTGGACAATTGCCTGATTTTAGGAAATTGAGACCACTTAAAACAATATTTTTGTCCCATAACAACTTTGAAGGGACGATTAGTCCTAATGCCTTTGAGGGTATGAAACGTTTAAGAAAGGTTCACTTAGAATATAACAAGTTTAGTGGTGAGTTTCCAACTTCACTAACCACACTTTCAAAACTTGTTGAGTTACGTCTAGAGGGTAATAATTTCCAAGGGCTTCTTCCCGATTTAAAGTTAAGCACATCTCTCCATGTTTTTAATGTCTCCAACAATCAATTTCAAGGACCTATCCCCGTTAGTCTTGCTAAATTTGGTGCTTCGGCTTTTTCAG GTAATAAAGAACTATGCGGACCTCCTTTACAAATATGCACACAAACCATTAACCAAAACATAACAACACCACCAACACCACAATTACCAAAACAATCATCTTTACTAGAAAAACCAATACCTATAATAGCCATAATATTTGGAGTTATTATAGCAATGATTTTGGCAATTATGGTGATTATAATGGTACTCCGTAGTCGAGGTGACAGAGATAACAACTTTGGTCCATCTTCAACGACAAGAGCGCCGAGAAAAAGCGGGACTACGGACATCAATCATGAGGACAATGACGCATCAGTTAGGAGTACGACAAGCGTCGGAGGAGGTCGAAATAAGAGTGAAAATGGTAAATTGACATTTATTAGGGATGACATTGAGAAATTTGATTTACCTGATTTGTTGAAAGCATCAGCTGAAATATTGGGAAGTGGGTGTTTTGGGTCATCTTATAAAGCAACTTTAACAAATGGAAATGCtgtggttgttaagaggtttaaGAAGATGAATAATGTTGGAAGAGATGAGTTTCAAGAGCATATGAGAAGGTTAGGGAGATTATCTCACCCTAATTTGCTTACTCTTTTGGCTTACTATTATAGAAAGGAAGAAAAACTTTTTATCACTAAGCCCATGCCTAAAGGAAGTCTTGCTGCTCTTCTTCATG GTCAAGCTCGAGGGAAAACAACTCTAGATTGGCCAACAAGATTGAAGGTAATCAAAGGAGTAGTGCGAGGAATTTCTTATTTATACATGGAGCTACCTGTTTTAGTTGCTCCTCATGGCCACCTCAAATCATCGAATGTATTACTTAACGATTCATTAGATCCTGTATTAAGTGATTATGGGTTAATACCTCTAATTAACCAAGAAAGCGTGCAAGAAATGATGGTAGCTTACAAATCACCCGAGTACTTCAATAACGGACGTGTTACAAAAAAGACGGATGTTTGGGCTTTAGGAATTCTAATTATTGAGATCCTAACAGGAAAATTTCCTGCAGCTTACTTACAACAAGGGAGTGAAGTGGATATGTCAAGTTGGGTAGCATCGGTGGTTGATGAAGGGTTCGATAAGAACATGGGGCAAATAAGGAATTCTGAAGGGGAAATGGGAAAACTATTACAAATAGGGATTAACTGTTGTGAAACTAACATCGAAAAGCGATTGGATATCAAAGAGGTGTGTGATAGGATAGAGGAGGTGCGAGAAcgtgataatgatgatgatttttATTCTACTTGTGGAAGTACCGAAGCTGATGTGCGATCTTCTAGAGGAATGTCCGATGATTTTAcccttattattaattaa